A single Ascochyta rabiei chromosome 4, complete sequence DNA region contains:
- a CDS encoding ATP-binding cassette glutathione S-conjugate transporter ycf1: MQGQQVPFLPSSPLEHGAGIRYGFGSGSGSGYGSGSDAGPGYGYLHASKNNGQPLCGNSEGWGPMSPIRFDFTPCFLDVWIMAVAVWGIVGGVGALFYLYRKCTPQPVKCNWHFYAKLITLGALIATTAVQAALQIEYLTGIWAGDFRFWATAATTVSLFVISYIQYVEHWRSRNANGVVLFYWLLFLVASAVKLRSLVAQKLYTEHPAYFAVFTASVALAAIEFALEWLVQKRLSDYDALGDDDECPYEYADIFSVLTFGWMTPMMKRGYKHFLTQDDLWNLRKRDSTKHTAETFDENWTHEMESKKSPSLWMALFRSFGGPYFRGACIKTVSDCLNFVQPQLLRLLISFVASYQSHDGQPAHPQPVVRGAAIALGMFAVSVSQTACLHQYFQRSFETGMRIKSCLTAAIYSKSTRLSNEGRATKSTGDIVNYMAVDTQRLQDLAQYGQQLWSAPFQIVLCMLSLYQLLGAACFAGVAVMIIMIPINGVIARLMKTLQKEQMKNKDSRTKLISEILNNMKSIKLYAWTTAFASRLNHIRNEQELKTLRKIGATQAFSTFTWSTTPFLVSCSTFGVFVWTQSRPLTTDIVFPALTLFNLLTFPLAILPMVITAIVEASVAVSRITGYLTADELQADAVRREPAAEETGDESVRIRDASFTWDKNAERRALEEINFSAHKGDLACIVGRVGSGKSSLLQAVLGDLWKIKGEVVLHGKSAYVPQQAWVMNASVRENIVFGHRWDPQFYDKTVAACALRDDFAQLPDGDQTEVGERGISLSGGQKARLTLARAVYARADVYLLDDCLSAVDQHVGRHLINNVLGPNGLLAGKTRILATNSIPVLVEADMILLLREGKILERGSYTQLMAMKGEIASLIKTSQNEDQNEDSAPSDSVTSDEDSTVYGGSPASDEDQDRDEAEAAQEGASHLAPLRTTNGTARKHSFATLRRASTASFKGPRGKTSDEENGLKSKQSKEFSEQGKVKWSVYAEYAKTSNLVAVAIYLALLAGAQTASVGASVWLKQWSEENQRVGGNSHVAKYIGVYFAFGVGSAALVVVQTLILWIFCSIEASRKLHERMAFAMFRSPMSFFETTPAGRILNRFSSDIYKVDEVLARTFNMLFVNSARAVFTLVVISAGTPIFIALILPLGALYLYIQRYYLRTSRELKRLDSVSRSPIYAHFQESLSGMSTIRAYNQQKRFELENEWRVDANLRAYYPSISANRWLAVRLEFLGSFIILAAAGLAIISVASHSGLTAGSVGLAMSYALQITQSLNWIVRQTVEVETNIVSVERVLEYAALPSEAPDVISKNRPPISWPSQGAVSFNNYSTRYRPGLDLVLRNIDLQIKPNEKIGVVGRTGAGKSSLTLALFRIIEPSEGHVSIDNLNTSAIGLLDLRRRLAIIPQDAALFEGSVRDNLDPGHVHDDTELWSALEHARLKEHVASMQGKLDAQIHEGGSNLSAGQRQLVSLARALLAPSNILVLDEATAAVDVETDAMLQTTLRSSMFKNKTIITIAHRINTILDSDRIIVLDKGTVAEFDSPAELVRRKGLFYDLVKEANLLHSIET, from the exons ATGCAGGGCCAGCAAGTTCCCTTCTTGCCCTCTTCTCCGCTCGAGCACGGCGCCGGCATCCGCTACGGTtttggttctggttctggttctggttaTGGTTCTGGCTCTGACGCTGGACCTGGTTATGGTTATCTCCATGCCTCCAAGAACAACGGTCAGCCGCTATGCGGCAACAGCGAGGGCTGGGGCCCCATGAGCCCCATTCGCTTCGACTTTACGCCCTGCTTCCTCGACGTCTGGATCATGGCCGTCGCCGTGTGGGGAATTGTAGGAGGCGTGGGCGCGCTGTTCTACCTGTACAGAAAGTGCACCCCGCAGCCGGTGAAGTGCAATTGGCATTTCTACGCAAAGCTG ATTACGCTCGGAGCCCTCATCGCCACCACGGCCGTGCAAGCCGCCCTCCAGATCGAGTACCTGACCGGCATCTGGGCTGGCGATTTCCGCTTCTGGGCTACCGCTGCCACCACCGTCTCGCTGTTCGTTATCTCGTACATCCAGTATGTCGAGCACTGGCGCTCGCGCAATGCTAATGGAGTCGTCCTCTTCTACTGGCTGCTCTTCCTCGTTGCAAGCGCCGTCAAGCTCCGCTCGCTGGTTGCTCAGAAGTTGTACACGGAGCACCCAGCCTACTTCGCCGTCTTCACTGCTAGCGTGGCTCTGGCGGCCATTGAGTTTGCCCTTGAATGGCTGGTGCAGAAGAGACTCAGCGACTACGATGCGTTGGGTGACGACGACGAGTGTCCCTACGAATACGCTGATATCTTCTCAGTCTTGACCTTTGGCTGGATGACGCCCATGATGAAGCGCGGCTACAAGCATTTTCTGACACAGGATGATCTATGGAACTTGCGCAAACGCGACTCGACCAAGCACACCGCTGAGACATTCGACGAGAACTGGACTCATGAGATGGAAAGCAAGAAAAGCCCTTCCCTCTGGATGGCTCTGTTTCGTTCTTTTGGTGGCCCCTACTTTCGCGGTGCTTGTATCAAGACTGTCAGCGACTGTCTTAATTTCGTCCAGCCTCAACTACTGAGACTTCTGATCAGCTTCGTAGCCTCGTATCAGAGTCATGATGGGCAGCCAGCTCATCCCCAGCCAGTTGTACGAGGAGCTGCCATTGCTCTCGGCATGTTCGCCGTTTCCGTCTCGCAGACAGCTTGCCTCCACCAGTACTTTCAGCGATCGTTCGAGACGGGCATGCGCATCAAATCCTGCTTGACCGCTGCCATCTACTCAAAGTCCACGCGTCTCTCCAACGAGGGTCGAGCCACCAAGTCGACTGGCGACATTGTCAACTACATGGCTGTTGACACGCAACGTCTCCAGGACCTAGCCCAGTACGGACAGCAGTTGTGGTCCGCCCCTTTCCAGATTGTGCTTTGTATGCTCTCTCTATACCAGCTTCTCGGTGCAGCATGTTTTGCAGGCGTAGCGGTCATGATCATCATGATTCCTATCAACGGTGTCATTGCGCGTCTGATGAAGACACTGCAGAAGGAGCAGATGAAGAACAAGGACTCGCGTACCAAGCTGATTTCGGAGATTCTCAACAACATGAAGTCTATCAAGCTTTACGCCTGGACCACCGCTTTCGCCAGCCGTCTGAACCACATCCGAAACGAGCAAGAGCTCAAGACGTTACGCAAGATCGGTGCTACCCAAGCCTTCTCCACCTTCACATGGTCGACCACTCCATTCCTGGTATCTTGCTCCACTTTTGGCGTTTTCGTCTGGACCCAGAGTCGTCCCCTCACTACCGACATCGTCTTTCCTGCTTTGACCCTATTCAACTTGCTCACGTTCCCACTTGCTATCTTGCCTATGGTCATTACAGCAATTGTTGAAGCCAGCGTTGCAGTCAGCCGTATCACAGGTTACCTGACTGCCGACGAACTTCAAGCCGATGCTGTTCGTCGCGAGCCTGCCGCCGAGGAAACTGGTGACGAGTCGGTTCGCATCCGGGATGCAAGCTTCACTTGGGACAAGAACGCCGAACGTCGTGCCCTTGAAGAGATCAATTTCTCTGCTCACAAGGGCGATCTTGCGTGCATTGTCGGTCGCGTGGGTTCCGGAAAATCTTCACTTTTGCAGGCTGTCCTTGGCGATCTGTGGAAGATCAAGGGCGAGGTTGTGCTTCATGGAAAGTCAGCTTATGTACCACAGCAAGCTTGGGTCATGAACGCGTCTGTGCGAGAGAATATTGTCTTTGGCCATCGCTGGGATCCCCAATTCTACGACAAGACAGTGGCTGCTTGTGCTTTACGTGATGACTTCGCCCAGCTTCCGGATGGGGACCAGACGGAAGTCGGTGAACGTGGAATCTCCTTGTCTGGCGGCCAAAAGGCACGTCTTACGCTTGCGCGTGCCGTATACGCTCGGGCAGACGTCTATCTTCTTGACGACTGTCTGTCCGCTGTAGATCAGCATGTTGGACGACATTTGATCAACAACGTTCTTGGTCCCAACGGTCTATTGGCTGGTAAGACCAGGATCCTGGCAACCAACTCCATTCCTGTGTTAGTAGAAGCCGATATGATCCTACTCCTCCGCGAGGGCAAGATCCTCGAGAGGGGCAGCTACACTCAGCTCATGGCGATGAAGGGTGAGATTGCGAGCTTGATCAAGACATCGCAAAACGAAGACCAGAACGAGGACAGCGCACCGTCCGATAGCGTCACGAGCGACGAAGATTCTACAGTGTACGGCGGAAGCCCGGCGTCGGACGAAGATCAAGACCGGGACGAAGCCGAGGCTGCTCAGGAAGGCGCATCACACCTTGCGCCTCTGCGAACTACCAACGGCACGGCCCGCAAACATAGCTTCGCAACGCTTCGCCGTGCCAGCACTGCCAGTTTCAAGGGTCCACGTGGCAAGACCTCAGACGAAGAGAATGGTCTCAAGAGCAAGCAGTCAAAGGAGTTCTCGGAACAGGGCAAGGTTAAATGGTCAGTGTATGCCGAGTATGCAAAGACTAGCAACCTAGTCGCAGTTGCTATTTATTTAGCACTTCTAGCCGGCGCTCAGACAGCATCTGTCG GTGCGAGTGTCTGGCTGAAGCAATGGTCTGAGGAGAACCAGCGCGTCGGTGGCAATTCACATGTAGCCAAGTACATTGGTGTCTACTTTGCGTTTGGTGTCGGTTCGGCTGCCCTTGTGGTTGTGCAGACACTCATTCTTTGGATCTTCTGCTCTATCGAG GCCAGTCGCAAACTGCATGAGCGGATGGCGTTTGCCATGTTCCGCTCTCCAATGAGTTTTTTCGAAACAACACCCGCAGGACGCATCCTCAACCGGTTCTCAAG CGATATCTACAAGGTTGATGAAGTGCTAGC TCGAACGTTCAATATGTTGTTTGTCAACTCAGCAAGAG CTGTTTTCACCCTGGTTGTCATCTCTGCAGGAACTCCCATCTTCATCGCTCTTATTCTGCCGCTTGGCGCGTTGTATCTCTACATCCAGCGGTACTACCTGCGCACATCGCGAGAGCTCAAGCGCCTGGACAGCGTCAGCCGCAGCCCCATTTATGCGCATTTCCAGGAGTCGCTCAGTGGTATGAGCACAATCCGTGCATACAACCAGCAGAAGCGCTTTGAGCTAGAGAATGAGTGGAGAGTGGACGCCAACCTGAGGGCCTATTACCCATCCATTAGCGCCAACAGATGGCTAGCTGTGCGCTTAGAGTTCTTGGGGTCGTTCATCATCTTAGCTGCAGCTGGGCTCGCCATCATCTCTGTCGCTAGCCATAGCGGTCTTACGGCTGGTAGTGTCGGTCTGGCGATGTCATATGCACTTCAGATTACCCAGTCTCTCAACTGGATTGTTCGACAGACCGTCGAAGTGGAGACCAACATTGTCTCCGTGGAACGCGTGCTCGAGTACGCCGCCTTGCCGAGCGAGGCGCCGGACGTCATCTCGAAGAACCGACCACCAATTAGCTGGCCCTCGCAGGGTGCTGTGTCGTTCAACAACTATAGCACCCGGTACCGGCCAGGCCTTGACCTGGTTCTCAGGAACATTGACCTGCAGATCAAGCCGAATGAGAAGATTGGAGTTGTCGGGCGCACAGGTGCGGGCAAGAGCTCACTTACCCTTGCGTTGTTCCGCATCATCGAGCCGTCGGAGGGCCATGTAAGCATCGACAATCTGAACACAAGCGCGATCGGACTTTTGGACCTCCGCAGACGGCTGGCTATCATCCCCCAAGATGCAGCGCTGTTTGAGGGTAGCGTGCGTGACAATCTTGACCCAGGTCACGTTCACGATGACACGGAATTGTGGAGTGCACTAGAACATGCGCGTCTCAAAGAGCATGTTGCCAGCATGCAAGGCAAGCTGGATGCGCAGATTCACGAAGGAGGCTCCAACCTTAGCGCAGGCCAGCGCCAACTTGTCTCGTTAGCGCGCGCTCTCCTTGCGCCGTCCAACATCCTTGTCTTGGACGAAGCTACT GCCGCAGTCGACGTGGAAACCGACGCGATGCTGCAGACTACGCTCCGATCCAGCATGTTCAAGAACAAGACCATCATCACGATTGCGCATCGCATCAACACCATTCTTGACAGCGACCGCATCATTGTGCTGGACAAGGGCACGGTGGCCGAGTTTGACAGTCCTGCGGAGCTTGTGAGGAGAAAGGGATTGTTTTATGACCTCGTCAAGGAAGCGAATTTGCTCCATTCCATCGAGACGTAA
- a CDS encoding Spliceosome-associated protein 49 — protein sequence MSAPSARHWEQNKEATVYVGNLHERITPRILHELMLNAGRVRNVNMPVDRVNSQHQGFGFVEFHTEAEADYAPKIMNNVALYGSRIRVNKASADKQKNVEIGAELFVGNLDSMIDEKTLYDTFGQFGQLAQAPKIARDEHGLSKGYGFISYGDFDASDAAIASMHGQYMMSKQISVQYAYKKDGKGERHGDEAERMLAKQAKAHGVAPAVQPLPQHLFQAPTPMVAPGGPPMGQMPDPHGTRSASCPGSTPGWPASSSTQRSACQLLSPATWLWRRPSPRPSSWLRPTRLWAEMMGYVCCYLHH from the exons ATGTCGGCCCCAAGTGCGCGGCACTG GGAACAGAACAAGGAAGCCACCGTCTACGTCGGCAACCTCCACGAGCGCATCACCCCCCGCATCCTGCACGAGCTGATGCTCAACGCCGGCCGCGTGCGCAACGTCAACATGCCCGTCGACCGCGTCAACAGCCAGCACCAGGGCTTTGGCTTCGTCGAGTTCCACACCGAGGCCGAGGCCGACTACGCCCCCAAGATCATGAACAACGTCGCCCTCTACGGCAGCCGCATCCGCGTCAACAAGGCCTCGGCCGACAAGCAGAAGAACGTCGAGATTGGCGCCGAGCTGTTCGTCGGCAACCTCGACTCCATGATCGACGAGAAGACGCTCTACGACACCTTTGGCCAGTTCGGCCAGCTCGCCCAAGCCCCCAAGATTGCCCGCGACGAGCACGGCCTGTCCAAGGGCTACGGCTTCATCTCCTACGGCGACTTTGACGCCTCCGACGCCGCCATCGCCAGCATGCACGGCCAGTATATGATGAGCAAGCAGATCTCGGTCCAGTACGCCTACAAAAAGGACGGCAAGGGCGAGCGCCACGGAGACGAGGCAGAGCGCATGCTCGCCAAGCAGGCAAAGGCCCATGGCGTCGCGCCCGCCGTCCAGCCTCTGCCCCAGCATCTGTTCCAAGCACCCACACCCATGGTCGCTCCTGGCGGCCCGCCCATGGGTCAGATGCCAGATCCCC ATGGCACCAGGAGCGCCTCCTGTCCTGGCTCCACCCCCGGCTGGCCTGCCAGCTCGTCCACCCAGCGGAGCGCCTGTCAACTTCTTTCCCCCGCCACATGGCTTTGGAGGCGGCCCTCCCCCCGGCCCTCCTCCTGGCTTCGGCCCACCAGGCTTTGGGCCGAGATGATGGGCTACGTGTGTTGCTACCTACATCACTAG
- a CDS encoding Spliceosome-associated protein 49, variant 2 yields MSAPSARHWEQNKEATVYVGNLHERITPRILHELMLNAGRVRNVNMPVDRVNSQHQGFGFVEFHTEAEADYAPKIMNNVALYGSRIRVNKASADKQKNVEIGAELFVGNLDSMIDEKTLYDTFGQFGQLAQAPKIARDEHGLSKGYGFISYGDFDASDAAIASMHGQYMMSKQISVQYAYKKDGKGERHGDEAERMLAKQAKAHGVAPAVQPLPQHLFQAPTPMVAPGGPPMGQMPDPRMAMGGTPNGPGGYGRPPPMAPGAPPVLAPPPAGLPARPPSGAPVNFFPPPHGFGGGPPPGPPPGFGPPGFGPR; encoded by the exons ATGTCGGCCCCAAGTGCGCGGCACTG GGAACAGAACAAGGAAGCCACCGTCTACGTCGGCAACCTCCACGAGCGCATCACCCCCCGCATCCTGCACGAGCTGATGCTCAACGCCGGCCGCGTGCGCAACGTCAACATGCCCGTCGACCGCGTCAACAGCCAGCACCAGGGCTTTGGCTTCGTCGAGTTCCACACCGAGGCCGAGGCCGACTACGCCCCCAAGATCATGAACAACGTCGCCCTCTACGGCAGCCGCATCCGCGTCAACAAGGCCTCGGCCGACAAGCAGAAGAACGTCGAGATTGGCGCCGAGCTGTTCGTCGGCAACCTCGACTCCATGATCGACGAGAAGACGCTCTACGACACCTTTGGCCAGTTCGGCCAGCTCGCCCAAGCCCCCAAGATTGCCCGCGACGAGCACGGCCTGTCCAAGGGCTACGGCTTCATCTCCTACGGCGACTTTGACGCCTCCGACGCCGCCATCGCCAGCATGCACGGCCAGTATATGATGAGCAAGCAGATCTCGGTCCAGTACGCCTACAAAAAGGACGGCAAGGGCGAGCGCCACGGAGACGAGGCAGAGCGCATGCTCGCCAAGCAGGCAAAGGCCCATGGCGTCGCGCCCGCCGTCCAGCCTCTGCCCCAGCATCTGTTCCAAGCACCCACACCCATGGTCGCTCCTGGCGGCCCGCCCATGGGTCAGATGCCAGATCCCCGTATGGCCATGGGCGGCACACCGAACGGGCCTGGTGGGTACGGGCGTCCGCCGCCCATGGCACCAGGAGCGCCTCCTGTCCTGGCTCCACCCCCGGCTGGCCTGCCAGCTCGTCCACCCAGCGGAGCGCCTGTCAACTTCTTTCCCCCGCCACATGGCTTTGGAGGCGGCCCTCCCCCCGGCCCTCCTCCTGGCTTCGGCCCACCAGGCTTTGGGCCGAGATGA
- a CDS encoding translocase of the outer mitochondrial membrane, variant 2: MFQLSEESKERIARIIDVSRVAIHYGYLPLILYLGYSQSQPKPSLIRYRLYPLHSLACNTSSHLHTVSFLLSHKLAAVAIDPLNDCLQFTVQHNLNSAHRYLGHTAGAARMRGRQFCPSPARISSIAFDLDRLRTA; the protein is encoded by the exons aTGTTCCAGCTGTCGGAAGAGTCCAAG GAGCGCATCGCGCGCATCATCGACGTCTCGCGCGTCGCCATTCACTACGGCTACCTGCCCTTGATCCTCTACCTCGGCTACTCCCAGAGCCAGCCAAAGCCCTCGCTCATCCGGTACCGCCTCTACCCTCTCCACTCCTTGGCCTGCAACACCAGCTCACACCTGCACACAGTCTCTTTTCTCCTCTCGCATAAGCTTGCCGCTGTCGCAATCGACCCTCTGAATGACTGTTTGCAATTCACTGTACAACACAACCTTAATTCGGCGCATCGCTATCTGGGGCACACTGCTGGAGCTGCAAGGATGCGCGGCAGACAATTCTGCCCCTCGCCGGCACGCATCTCCTCTATAGCATTCGACCTCGACCGTCTACGTACGGCATGA
- a CDS encoding translocase of the outer mitochondrial membrane, with the protein MFQLSEESKERIARIIDVSRVAIHYGYLPLILYLGYSQSQPKPSLIRLFSPLA; encoded by the exons aTGTTCCAGCTGTCGGAAGAGTCCAAG GAGCGCATCGCGCGCATCATCGACGTCTCGCGCGTCGCCATTCACTACGGCTACCTGCCCTTGATCCTCTACCTCGGCTACTCCCAGAGCCAGCCAAAGCCCTCGCTCATCCG TCTCTTTTCTCCTCTCGCATAA